The DNA sequence TGATTTTTTAAATCAAAATCTCTACGAGAATGAATTCCTTCTATTTCTTGAAATCCAAAAGGAAAATGAAATTCTATATCTGACCCAAAACTTGCGTAATGAGCTAAATGATCATGATCGCATAATCGATAATATTTTTTATTTACTAAATTTAAATCTAAATGCCATTTTAATCGGCTTTTTTTCCAATAGTTATACCATTTTATTTCCTCTTTTGGAAGAATAAAAAACTGCATTTCCATTTGTTCAAATTCCCGCATTCTAAATATAAATTTTCTTGCAATAATTTCATTTCTAAATGATTTTCCTATTTGTGCAATTCCAAATGGAATTTTCATTCTATTAGATTTTACAATATTATGAAAATTTGAAAATATGCCTTGAGCTGTTTCAGGACGAAGAAATAAATCTTTTTCTATAATTTTGAACATCATATTGAAATTTCTAATTTCTGTCCAATTTTTTGTTTTAAAAATGGGATCACAAATACACAATTCATCAATCAAAACTTTTATATCTAGTAAATTTTTTTTCTTTAAAGATTGAGATAAACGAGATAATATTTCTTCTTTTTTTTTTGGATCATTTAAAAAATTTTTTTCTACATATTTTTGAATCAAAATTTCAGGACGATATCTTTTTTTGGAATCTTTATGATCAATCAATAATTCATTAAATTTATCAATATGACCGGATGCCCGCCAAATATCAGAATGCATAAGAATAGAAGAATCTATTCCTACTATATTTTCATGAAGTTGAGTCATAGACTTCCACCAAAATTCTTTGATATTGTTTTTTAATTCTACTCCATGTGGTCCATAATCATAAATTGCATTTAATCCTCCATAAATTTCACTAGAAGGAAAAATGAAACCATAAACTTTTGCATGAGAAATTAAAAATTCAAAAAAATAATTACATTTTTTCATATCTCTACATATATAAATATTTTTCTAAATCTAATGCAGCCATACATCCTGTTCCCGCAGAAGTAATAGCTTGACGATAAATAGGATCTTGCACATCACCTGCAGCAAATACACCAGGTTTACTGGTTATAGTTCTTCCTTTTTGTACAATAACATACCCTTTTTCATCTAAATCTAATTCATTTCTAAAAATTTCTGTATTAGGAATATGACCGATAGCAATAAATAAACCACTAATTAAAACAATTTTATTAGTTTTTGTTTTATGATTAAAAATATTAATTCCTTCCAAAAAGTTATCTCCAATAATTTCAGTAATTTTAGAACAAAATAATGTATCAATATTATTTTTTTTTAAAAAAATTTTTTGCAAAATTTTAGATGCTTTTAAGTGATCTTTTCTAACTATTAAATAAACTTTTTTACAAAATTTTGATAAAAAGATTGCTTCTTCTAAAGCGGTGTCACCCCCTCCTATCACTGCTACATTTTTTTCTTTATGAAAAAAACCATCGCAAGTAGCGCAAAAAGAAATTCCTAATCCTAGAAATTTTTTTTCTTTATGAATCCCCAAAAATTTTGGACGAGAACCTGTAGCTATAATCAAACCTTTACTTTCTATACATTTTTCTGTAGAAAAAAAAATACGATGATTTCCTCTTATTTTATTGGATAAAATTACATGATTCACAGAATGATTAATTATTTCTGTATTAAACCGTTTTGCTTGATCTTTACAATTTTTCATAAAATCGACTCCCTTAATTCCTTCTGAAAAACCCAGATAATTATCAACAACAGTTGTAGTGGTCAATTGTCCTCCTGGTTGAAATCCTGTAAAAAGAATAGGATTCATATCAGCTCTTGCTGCATATATAGCAGCAGAATAACCAGAAGGTCCAGATCCGATAATTACACAATCTTGTATTTTTTTTTTTAAAAACATAAAAATATTTATTTTTTCTAAAAAAAATGATTTAATACAAATATTTTATCATTTGATTAATAAATTATGCGTGATATAAATTTTTTTATAGATAAACATTTGCATTTAAAAAAAATAAAAAATAGAATTCATATATTTTGTGTAATCAGAAAAAAATTTTATCTTTTTACTCAAGAAGAGGTAATCCGTCAATATATAATTTTTTTATTAAAAAAGATAAAAAATTATAAAAATTCAAACATATGGGTTGAATATCCTTTTAAAATAAATAAATTAAATAAACGAATAGATATACTTGTTCAAGTTCAAAAGAAACCACATATTCTTATAGAATGCAAAACTCCAAAAATTTCTATTACACAAAAAACTTTTGATCAAATTTCTATATATAATAAAACTATTAAAGCTCCATTTTTAATGATAAGTAATGGAATAAAAAATTTTATTTTCCAAATTGATAAGAATAAAAAACAATTTTTTTTTTTAAGAAAGATTCCATAAATAAAATTTATGGATCAAATTTTATGATGATAAAGAATGCATATACTCAATAAGATCTAATAATTTTATAGAATAACCAACTTCATTGTCGTACCAAGACACAATTTTTAAAAAGTTGGAATTTAACATAATACTAGAATTAGCATCAAAAATAGAAATTCTTTTATCCCCTATAAAATCAGATGAAACAACAGGATCTTCTGTATATCCTAATATTCCTTTTAATGTAGTTTGAGAAGCCTGTTTCATTAGAAATTTAACTTTATTAAAATTTGTGCTAGTTTTTAAATTTACTGTAAAATCCAAAACAGAAACATCTGCAATAGGGACTCTAAAAGCCATTCCTGTTAGTTTTCCATTTAAACTAGGAATAATTTTACCTACTGCATTAGCCGCACCTGTTGATGATGGTATTATATTCCCTAATGAAGACCTACCTCCTCTCCAATCTCTAATAGAAACAGAATCAACAACTTTTTGAGTTGCAGTAGAAGCATGTATTGTTGTCATCAATCCTTCATATATTCCAAAATTATCATTTAATACTTTAACAATCGGAGAAAGACAATTAGTAGTGCAGGAAGCATTAGATACAATATTTTGATTTTTTCTCATGTTTTTATGATTTACTCCCATAACAAACATAGGAATATCATCTTTAGGAGGAGCTGATATGATTACTTTTTTAGCACCTGATTTTAAATGAGCATTAGCCAAATCTTTTGTTAAAAAAAGTCCAGTGGACTCTATAACATATTCCACATTCAAAATCCCCCAATTGAGTTTTTTAGGATCTTTTTCATTAGTAACTTTTATCCGTTTTTCATTCAATACGAGATAATTTGTATTTTCAATACGAATATTTCCTTTAAAAGAACCATGAACTGAATCATATTTTAACATGTAAGCCAAATATTCTATAGATACTAGATCATTTATAGATATTACTTGAATATTATTTCTATTTAAAGCAGATAATAAAACTATCTTTCCTATTCTTCCAATTCCATTAATTCCTATTTTTATAGACATAATTAAATAATTTTTTTGTTACAAAACTAATTTTTAACTTTTAAAAAAGTCATAAAAGTAGA is a window from the Blattabacterium cuenoti STAT genome containing:
- a CDS encoding glycine--tRNA ligase, which translates into the protein MKKCNYFFEFLISHAKVYGFIFPSSEIYGGLNAIYDYGPHGVELKNNIKEFWWKSMTQLHENIVGIDSSILMHSDIWRASGHIDKFNELLIDHKDSKKRYRPEILIQKYVEKNFLNDPKKKEEILSRLSQSLKKKNLLDIKVLIDELCICDPIFKTKNWTEIRNFNMMFKIIEKDLFLRPETAQGIFSNFHNIVKSNRMKIPFGIAQIGKSFRNEIIARKFIFRMREFEQMEMQFFILPKEEIKWYNYWKKSRLKWHLDLNLVNKKYYRLCDHDHLAHYASFGSDIEFHFPFGFQEIEGIHSRRDFDLKNHEFFSKKKFRIFELEKNYIPYVIETSLGLDRLFLAIFSSSLKEEELKNGKKRIVLKLPYCLSPIKAAIFPLVKKNGLPEIAKKIFHDIKIHHRLVYDEKESIGKLYRRQDAIGTPFCFTVDYDTIKTDTVTMRNRDNMKQKRIHIKEIPKILEKKTGFKKILKKLFYST
- the trxB gene encoding thioredoxin-disulfide reductase: MFLKKKIQDCVIIGSGPSGYSAAIYAARADMNPILFTGFQPGGQLTTTTVVDNYLGFSEGIKGVDFMKNCKDQAKRFNTEIINHSVNHVILSNKIRGNHRIFFSTEKCIESKGLIIATGSRPKFLGIHKEKKFLGLGISFCATCDGFFHKEKNVAVIGGGDTALEEAIFLSKFCKKVYLIVRKDHLKASKILQKIFLKKNNIDTLFCSKITEIIGDNFLEGINIFNHKTKTNKIVLISGLFIAIGHIPNTEIFRNELDLDEKGYVIVQKGRTITSKPGVFAAGDVQDPIYRQAITSAGTGCMAALDLEKYLYM
- a CDS encoding type I restriction enzyme HsdR N-terminal domain-containing protein yields the protein MRDINFFIDKHLHLKKIKNRIHIFCVIRKKFYLFTQEEVIRQYIIFLLKKIKNYKNSNIWVEYPFKINKLNKRIDILVQVQKKPHILIECKTPKISITQKTFDQISIYNKTIKAPFLMISNGIKNFIFQIDKNKKQFFFLRKIP
- the gap gene encoding type I glyceraldehyde-3-phosphate dehydrogenase; protein product: MMSIKIGINGIGRIGKIVLLSALNRNNIQVISINDLVSIEYLAYMLKYDSVHGSFKGNIRIENTNYLVLNEKRIKVTNEKDPKKLNWGILNVEYVIESTGLFLTKDLANAHLKSGAKKVIISAPPKDDIPMFVMGVNHKNMRKNQNIVSNASCTTNCLSPIVKVLNDNFGIYEGLMTTIHASTATQKVVDSVSIRDWRGGRSSLGNIIPSSTGAANAVGKIIPSLNGKLTGMAFRVPIADVSVLDFTVNLKTSTNFNKVKFLMKQASQTTLKGILGYTEDPVVSSDFIGDKRISIFDANSSIMLNSNFLKIVSWYDNEVGYSIKLLDLIEYMHSLSS